In Tamandua tetradactyla isolate mTamTet1 chromosome 1 unlocalized genomic scaffold, mTamTet1.pri SUPER_1_unloc_1, whole genome shotgun sequence, the following are encoded in one genomic region:
- the LOC143672697 gene encoding olfactory receptor 8H1-like, whose protein sequence is MGSRNNTNVPDFILMGLADSEEIHRVLIMLFLLIYLITVLENAEVILVIHLDLQLHTPMYSFLSHLSFLDLSYSTVITPKNYISLMGCFTQMYFFVFLGGTECFLLSSMAYDCYVAICNPLQYPVVMSMGLCCALITGSYVMGFMDSLVNVLCMTSLHFCKSNVIHHFFCDIIPILALSCTDTHENEIMIFILATSTIVVSLTTISVSYVSILSTILKINSTSGKQKAFSTCVYHLLGVSIFYGTIIFTYLKPSKSYSLGKDQVASVFYGDPHGESTHL, encoded by the exons ATGGGAAGTAGGAATAACACGAATGTGCCTGACTTCATCCTGATGGGATTGGCAGACTCTGAAGAGATCCATAGGGTCCTCATTATGTTATTTCTCCTGATATACCTGATTACTGTGCTGGAGAATGCAGAGGTGATACTGGTAATTCACCTGGATCTCcagcttcacacccccatgtactctTTCCTCAGTCACCTGTCATTCCTTGACCTCAGCTACTCAACCGTCATCACTCCTAAAAATTA TATTTCACTCATGGGCTGCTTCACCCAGatgtatttttttgtcttcttgggTGGAACTGAGTGTTTCCTTCTGTCTTCAATGGCCTATGACTGCTATGTGGCTATCTGCAATCCTCTTCAGTACCCAGTTGTTATGTCTATGGGACTCTGCTGTGCTCTCATCACTGGGTCCTATGTGATGGGTTTTATGGACTCATTGGTCAATGTTCTTTGCATGACCAGTTTACATTTCTGCAAATCCAATGTAAttcatcactttttctgtgacatAATTccaattttagctctttcttgcACTGACActcatgaaaatgaaatcatgatATTCATTCTCGCCACCTCCACTATAGTGGTGTCTCTTACCACAATCTCTGTGTCCTATGTGTCCATCCTGTCTACTATCTTGAAAATTAATTCCACTTCAGGAAAGCAAAAAGCCTTCTCTACTTGTGTCTACCACCTCCTGGGAGTTAGCATCTTTTATGGCactattatttttacttatttaaaaccaaGTAAGTCTTATTCCTTGGGAAAGGATCAAGTGGCCTCTGTGTTTTATGGTGATCCCCATGGTGAATCCACTCATTTATAG